Proteins co-encoded in one Deltaproteobacteria bacterium genomic window:
- a CDS encoding flavocytochrome c: protein MPERWDEEADVVVIGSGFAGLAAAIEAGSTGSSVIILEKMRRPGGNSIISDGMIAVAGSPLQANKGIQDSPELMYQDMLKAGLGLNHRDLARIVAENSLDLFLWTVDFLGIRYAETLDRLGGHSVPRTLTAFTERDLHPGSVMVRKMLAKLTELGMAVRTRSFLVRLLMDRAGRVEGVRIRYGHVFPNPESGTTRHIRARKAVVLTTGGFGSDVSFRAVQDPRLNGSIESTNRHSATAEALIEALRIGATPVQLSWIQLGPWSCPDEKGSGVGAIFATSSTFPYGLIVDPATGRRVVNELADRRTLSEAIMGTGRTCIGITDAAGAGYGQHVLDKCLKRGVVRSFPTLEGFASWYGIPSEDLRETVERYNRYVETRKDEEFGKPIIGDSRPLVDPPYYGIRLWPKVHYTMGGIQINTRAQAIGLDQRPIEGLYAAGEVTGGIHGACRLGSCAIPECLIFGRIAGSNAASEEPLG from the coding sequence CTGCCTGAAAGATGGGACGAGGAGGCAGACGTCGTGGTGATCGGCAGCGGCTTTGCAGGGCTCGCCGCCGCGATCGAAGCAGGAAGCACCGGCTCTTCGGTGATCATTTTGGAAAAGATGAGGCGTCCTGGAGGCAACTCCATCATCAGTGACGGAATGATAGCAGTCGCAGGTTCGCCCTTGCAGGCCAACAAGGGAATCCAGGATTCACCGGAACTCATGTATCAAGACATGTTGAAGGCAGGACTCGGCCTCAATCACCGAGATCTGGCACGGATCGTGGCGGAGAACTCCCTCGATCTCTTCTTGTGGACCGTGGACTTCCTCGGCATAAGGTACGCGGAGACCCTGGATCGACTCGGTGGCCATTCGGTCCCCCGGACCCTTACTGCATTCACCGAGAGGGACCTCCATCCTGGTTCGGTCATGGTCAGGAAAATGCTCGCAAAACTGACGGAGTTGGGCATGGCGGTCAGGACCAGGAGTTTCCTCGTCAGGCTCCTTATGGACCGAGCGGGCCGTGTCGAGGGTGTCCGGATCCGTTACGGCCACGTTTTTCCGAACCCGGAGAGTGGGACAACCAGGCACATAAGGGCACGCAAGGCCGTCGTGCTGACCACGGGAGGGTTCGGGAGCGATGTCTCTTTCAGGGCCGTTCAGGATCCGAGATTGAACGGGAGTATCGAAAGCACCAACCGCCACAGCGCTACGGCCGAGGCGCTGATAGAGGCCCTGAGGATCGGTGCCACACCTGTTCAGCTCTCCTGGATCCAGTTGGGGCCCTGGTCCTGTCCGGATGAGAAAGGGTCGGGGGTGGGAGCGATTTTCGCCACCTCAAGCACCTTCCCCTATGGCCTGATTGTCGACCCTGCCACAGGAAGGCGGGTGGTCAACGAGCTCGCGGACCGGAGGACCCTCTCAGAGGCCATCATGGGCACGGGCCGCACCTGTATCGGAATCACCGACGCGGCAGGGGCGGGCTACGGTCAGCACGTACTCGACAAATGCCTGAAAAGGGGCGTGGTGAGGAGTTTCCCCACCCTTGAGGGGTTCGCCTCCTGGTATGGAATCCCCTCCGAAGATCTCAGAGAGACCGTCGAAAGATACAACCGCTATGTAGAGACCCGGAAGGACGAAGAGTTCGGCAAGCCCATCATCGGGGACTCCAGGCCCCTGGTCGATCCCCCTTACTATGGCATCCGCCTCTGGCCGAAGGTGCACTACACCATGGGGGGTATTCAGATCAATACCAGAGCTCAGGCAATCGGTCTGGATCAGAGACCCATAGAAGGCCTATACGCTGCAGGTGAAGTGACTGGGGGGATCCACGGGGCATGTCGTTTGGGGAGCTGTGCCATACCCGAGTGCCTGATATTCGGTCGAATCGCCGGAAGCAACGCCGCTTCCGAAGAACCCTTGGGCTGA
- a CDS encoding CoA-binding protein, protein MNFEALFRPKTMAVVGVSLTNDRHPANVIYNKNNLRYQAEVFAVNRRGGVFQGKTVYPSLGDIPRKVDLAVIVTRAELVPTIVRESIQAGASGAVIISGGFAESGRGDLQEELVSSAREADFPFIGPNCLGIYSPPYIDTLFIPPERIVRPDKGRVALVSQSGGLLVDQMVKFAAEGVGLSQAVSIGNKALVRECELLEYFARDPQTEVIAFYVEGFGRNEGREFVSLAARCPKPVIVLKSGKTPGGTRAISSHTASMAGDYDVFCAVLAQHGVVEAKNEFELISFCEALSCYSKPVEGRVAIITASGGHGALAADACLSHGLSVPALPEQDQQEIRQKVSPRLHEIASFRNPVDLTGSAVDDDFMGAAEVLSTKAGIDCVLLLLLPYVPGITSDLGARMSQIYRQEDKPLIAYVPHVERYRMFIEGFELNQIPVAHSIEGAVHMAEALRRQRSCSQRT, encoded by the coding sequence ATGAACTTTGAAGCTCTCTTCAGGCCCAAGACCATGGCTGTTGTCGGCGTCTCTTTGACGAACGACCGGCATCCGGCCAATGTTATCTACAACAAGAACAACCTCCGCTATCAGGCCGAGGTCTTTGCGGTGAATCGAAGGGGTGGGGTTTTTCAAGGGAAGACGGTCTACCCTAGTCTCGGGGATATTCCCCGGAAGGTCGATCTGGCGGTGATAGTCACCCGGGCCGAGCTCGTTCCCACGATCGTCCGTGAGTCTATCCAGGCAGGGGCGAGCGGGGCCGTGATCATCTCTGGAGGGTTTGCCGAGAGTGGCCGGGGGGATCTTCAGGAAGAACTCGTCTCCTCGGCCAGAGAAGCTGATTTTCCTTTTATCGGGCCGAATTGTCTGGGTATCTATTCTCCTCCTTACATCGACACCCTTTTCATCCCTCCTGAGCGGATCGTCAGGCCGGACAAGGGGAGGGTGGCGCTGGTGAGTCAGAGTGGGGGGCTGCTGGTGGATCAGATGGTCAAGTTCGCTGCAGAGGGGGTGGGGCTGTCTCAGGCTGTGAGCATAGGGAACAAGGCCCTGGTCAGAGAATGCGAGTTGCTGGAGTACTTTGCCCGGGATCCCCAGACAGAGGTTATCGCCTTCTACGTGGAGGGCTTTGGAAGAAATGAGGGCCGTGAGTTCGTCTCCCTTGCCGCCCGGTGTCCGAAGCCCGTGATCGTTCTTAAATCCGGCAAGACACCGGGAGGTACCCGTGCCATCTCTAGCCACACCGCCTCCATGGCCGGGGACTACGATGTGTTTTGTGCCGTCCTCGCCCAACACGGTGTGGTGGAGGCCAAGAACGAGTTCGAGCTGATCTCTTTCTGTGAAGCCCTGAGTTGCTACTCGAAACCCGTCGAGGGAAGGGTGGCCATCATAACGGCCAGTGGCGGCCACGGGGCCCTGGCTGCGGATGCCTGCCTTTCTCATGGTCTCTCGGTGCCGGCCCTGCCAGAGCAGGACCAGCAGGAGATAAGGCAAAAGGTTTCCCCACGCCTGCATGAGATCGCCTCTTTCCGCAATCCGGTCGATCTGACGGGAAGCGCCGTGGACGATGATTTCATGGGTGCCGCCGAAGTACTGAGCACCAAGGCCGGGATCGATTGCGTGCTTCTGCTTCTCCTTCCCTATGTGCCGGGGATTACATCTGATCTGGGCGCCAGGATGAGCCAGATCTATCGGCAGGAAGACAAGCCCCTGATCGCCTATGTCCCCCACGTTGAAAGATACCGAATGTTCATCGAGGGATTTGAGCTCAACCAGATTCCTGTGGCCCACTCAATCGAGGGAGCGGTCCATATGGCCGAGGCCTTGAGGAGGCAACGATCATGCTCACAGAGAACATGA